A region from the Acidobacteriota bacterium genome encodes:
- a CDS encoding zinc carboxypeptidase — protein MALTASIAFTTPARAQVDLGYYLPAATRYSSAVPTPHDVLGVVPGERHLHHHQLVAYLQAVDAASDRVVMERTGSTHGGRPLYFLTVSSPRNLARLEAIRTEHLRMAPPADDTPVVVWMGYSVHGNEPSGVNAVPLVVYHLAAAEGADIDALLERAVIIIEPSINPDGMDRFAHWANTLRGRHPVADPNHREHLETWPGGRTNYYHFDLNRDWMPVQHPESRQRLRYYHRWKPNVVTDHHEMGTNSTFFFQPGIPTRNFPLSPPRGFDLTARIAEYHAALLDTVGSLYYARESFDDFYIGKGSTYPDVLGSVGILFEQASSRGHAQESEHGVVTFPFTIRNQFLATLSTLRASVDLRLDLLTHQRDVLGGASREAAAHPVKAYVFGDAHDPARVWHLLDVLDHHDIRVHRLGERVTVDGRTFEPQTSYVVPLDQPHHRLIRGLFETITEFEDRAFYDISTWTLPLAFNVAAAALPARAMTASLLGEEAGVPQFPSGALVGGRSEYAYVMAWDGYYAPRALQRLLDAGVRVKVAQRPFTIGVADGSTQAFTHGALLVALGIQDRPEVVPALLETIAREDAVRVFAVRSGLATDGIDLGSPSFATVRPQRVMLLTGSGVAANDAGEIWHQLDVRWGMRLSQVDVDVFNRIALEGYTTIILAAGGYQNVSDAAVEKLRRWVSAGGTLVVYRTAVSWALRQKLLAASAVEGPDAGDRAMRRYTDAASEAALQTIAGSIFLADVDPTHPLFYGYRGPTLPTFRNTTLMLEVPANPYAAPMRYAETPLLSGYVSPEQLERLKGTAGVVVGAIGSGRVIAATDNPVFRAFWFGTDKLLANAIFFGSTIAASTTAR, from the coding sequence ATGGCTTTGACGGCGTCGATCGCCTTTACGACGCCGGCGCGCGCACAGGTGGACCTCGGATACTACCTGCCTGCGGCAACGCGGTATTCGTCGGCGGTCCCGACGCCGCACGACGTCCTCGGGGTCGTGCCGGGTGAACGCCACCTGCACCATCACCAGCTCGTCGCCTACCTGCAGGCGGTCGACGCCGCGTCCGATCGGGTCGTCATGGAGCGGACCGGTTCGACGCATGGCGGACGACCGCTGTACTTCCTGACCGTCAGCTCGCCGCGCAACCTCGCGCGCCTCGAGGCGATCCGCACCGAGCACCTGAGAATGGCGCCCCCCGCCGACGACACGCCCGTCGTCGTGTGGATGGGGTACTCCGTCCACGGCAACGAGCCGAGCGGGGTGAACGCCGTGCCGCTCGTGGTCTATCACCTCGCCGCCGCCGAGGGCGCGGACATCGACGCGCTGCTCGAGCGTGCGGTCATCATCATCGAACCCTCGATCAATCCCGACGGCATGGACCGCTTCGCGCACTGGGCCAACACCTTGCGCGGACGACACCCGGTGGCCGACCCGAACCACCGCGAACACCTCGAGACCTGGCCCGGGGGGCGGACGAACTACTACCACTTCGATCTCAACCGCGACTGGATGCCCGTGCAGCACCCGGAGAGCCGGCAGCGCCTGCGGTACTACCATCGCTGGAAGCCCAACGTGGTCACCGATCATCACGAGATGGGGACCAACTCCACCTTCTTCTTCCAGCCCGGGATCCCGACCCGCAACTTCCCGCTGTCGCCACCCCGTGGGTTCGACCTGACGGCGCGCATCGCGGAGTATCACGCCGCGCTGCTCGACACGGTCGGCAGCCTCTACTACGCCAGGGAGAGCTTCGACGATTTCTACATCGGGAAGGGGTCGACATACCCCGACGTGCTCGGCAGCGTGGGGATTCTCTTCGAACAGGCGAGCAGCCGCGGGCACGCGCAAGAGAGCGAGCACGGCGTCGTCACGTTTCCGTTCACCATCCGGAATCAGTTCCTGGCCACGCTCTCGACGCTGCGGGCGAGCGTCGACCTGCGCCTCGACCTGCTGACCCACCAGCGCGACGTGCTCGGCGGCGCCTCGCGCGAGGCGGCGGCGCATCCGGTCAAGGCGTACGTCTTCGGAGACGCGCACGACCCGGCACGGGTGTGGCACCTGCTCGACGTGCTCGATCACCACGACATTCGCGTCCATCGGCTCGGTGAGCGCGTGACCGTCGACGGCCGCACCTTCGAGCCGCAGACCTCGTACGTCGTCCCGCTCGATCAGCCACACCATCGGCTCATCCGCGGCCTCTTCGAGACGATCACCGAGTTCGAGGATCGCGCCTTCTACGACATCAGCACGTGGACGCTCCCCCTGGCGTTCAACGTCGCTGCCGCCGCGCTGCCGGCGCGCGCGATGACCGCCAGCCTGCTCGGCGAAGAGGCGGGCGTGCCCCAGTTTCCCTCGGGCGCCCTCGTCGGCGGGCGATCCGAGTACGCGTACGTGATGGCGTGGGACGGCTACTACGCGCCGCGGGCGCTGCAGCGCCTGCTCGACGCCGGCGTCCGCGTGAAGGTCGCGCAACGGCCGTTCACCATTGGCGTGGCCGACGGGTCGACGCAGGCCTTCACTCACGGCGCGCTGCTCGTGGCGCTCGGCATCCAGGACCGGCCGGAGGTCGTGCCCGCCCTGCTCGAGACGATCGCGCGCGAGGACGCGGTGCGGGTCTTCGCGGTGCGCTCGGGCCTTGCGACCGATGGCATCGATCTCGGCAGCCCGTCATTTGCGACGGTGCGCCCCCAGCGCGTGATGCTGCTGACGGGGAGCGGCGTGGCCGCCAACGACGCGGGCGAGATCTGGCACCAGCTCGACGTCCGCTGGGGCATGCGGCTCAGCCAGGTGGACGTCGACGTGTTCAACCGCATCGCGCTCGAGGGCTACACGACGATCATCCTGGCCGCAGGGGGCTACCAGAACGTGAGCGACGCGGCGGTGGAGAAGCTCCGGCGCTGGGTGTCGGCCGGCGGCACGCTGGTCGTCTACCGGACCGCCGTGAGCTGGGCGCTCCGCCAGAAGCTGCTGGCCGCTTCGGCCGTCGAGGGCCCGGACGCCGGCGACCGCGCGATGCGCCGCTACACCGACGCGGCCTCGGAGGCCGCGCTCCAGACGATTGCCGGCAGCATCTTCCTCGCGGACGTCGACCCGACGCACCCGCTCTTCTACGGCTACCGCGGCCCGACGCTGCCGACGTTCCGGAACACGACGCTGATGCTCGAGGTGCCCGCCAATCCGTACGCGGCGCCCATGCGGTACGCCGAGACCCCGCTCCTGAGCGGATACGTGTCGCCCGAGCAACTCGAACGGCTGAAGGGCACGGCCGGCGTCGTGGTGGGCGCGATCGGCAGTGGGCGCGTCATCGCGGCCACCGACAACCCCGTGTTCCGGGCGTTCTGGTTCGGCACCGACAAGCTGCTCGCGAACGCGATCTTCTTCGGCAGCACGATTGCCGCCTCGACGACGGCCCGCTGA
- a CDS encoding HEAT repeat domain-containing protein produces MATPIRRRALHLCAGFTLAALHVALPPTPHPATAQEVFGQGDQVADWLLALGSPDDDRRLLAIRALGVSGDDRAVGPLVQLAQAPDEDAWIRGAAIEALGMLRHPAATGALLEWLARDFDERTGMWASLIPALAATGDRRATPLLVRALDDPRDDWLGREMAAQALGELGDPAAVGPLVAAANRADTRAAALAALVGFADSRAMPAFLGALQEGESPEGLAAAREGLVVLGQGAVDVLAATLREHSPEWPDTFRRVTVVEILAEIDTPEAQKALGHAANQDPDPAVRVAARAATARRRP; encoded by the coding sequence ATGGCCACGCCGATCCGTCGCCGCGCGTTGCACCTGTGCGCCGGGTTCACGCTGGCGGCGCTCCACGTCGCGCTCCCACCAACTCCTCACCCGGCGACGGCGCAGGAGGTGTTCGGCCAGGGCGACCAGGTCGCCGACTGGCTGCTCGCGCTCGGCAGCCCCGACGACGATCGGCGCCTGCTGGCCATCCGGGCACTCGGCGTGAGCGGCGACGACCGGGCGGTGGGGCCGCTCGTGCAACTCGCCCAGGCCCCTGACGAAGACGCGTGGATCCGCGGGGCTGCCATCGAGGCCCTGGGGATGCTGAGACACCCGGCCGCCACCGGCGCCCTGCTCGAGTGGCTCGCACGCGACTTCGACGAACGGACCGGGATGTGGGCGAGCCTGATCCCCGCACTGGCGGCCACGGGCGATCGACGGGCCACGCCCCTGCTGGTCCGAGCCCTCGATGATCCTCGCGACGACTGGCTCGGACGCGAGATGGCGGCGCAGGCGCTCGGTGAGCTGGGGGATCCGGCGGCGGTCGGGCCCCTGGTCGCTGCCGCCAACAGGGCCGACACGCGCGCCGCCGCGCTCGCGGCGCTCGTCGGCTTTGCCGACTCGCGCGCCATGCCCGCGTTTCTCGGCGCCCTGCAAGAGGGGGAATCGCCAGAAGGTCTCGCCGCTGCCCGCGAGGGCCTGGTCGTGCTCGGTCAGGGAGCCGTCGACGTCCTTGCCGCGACGTTGCGCGAGCACTCACCCGAGTGGCCAGACACCTTCCGTCGCGTGACGGTGGTCGAGATCCTGGCCGAGATCGACACGCCCGAGGCGCAGAAGGCGCTCGGCCACGCTGCCAATCAGGATCCGGACCCGGCGGTGCGGGTGGCCGCGCGTGCCGCTACCGCGCGCCGCCGTCCGTGA
- a CDS encoding sel1 repeat family protein — MGAIVGVLSMAVLGVAAFVAIAWYQSDRVDPASPADSRLIPGVTATDDLRDADAVQPVAPADPIPPGGATSLFGEGALDRADAMSFDRFLASEKLAEGIRYYFGEGVAIDDERARRCFEEAAAYEGRAAFLLAHLYENGRGVVPDDRMALEWLHRSVRLGYPQAQYVLGMLYLEGRPGLVTPDAEGAYRLLAAAASQGHEAARETLGRLGSP, encoded by the coding sequence ATGGGTGCCATCGTCGGTGTTCTCTCGATGGCCGTGCTGGGCGTGGCGGCGTTCGTCGCCATCGCGTGGTACCAGTCGGACCGCGTGGATCCCGCTTCGCCAGCTGACTCGCGGCTCATTCCAGGGGTCACGGCCACCGACGACCTCCGGGATGCCGATGCAGTCCAGCCCGTAGCTCCGGCCGATCCGATCCCGCCCGGTGGCGCCACGTCGCTCTTCGGCGAGGGCGCGCTCGATCGGGCCGACGCCATGAGCTTCGACCGGTTCCTCGCCTCGGAGAAACTCGCTGAAGGCATCCGCTACTACTTCGGCGAGGGCGTCGCGATCGACGACGAACGCGCGCGGCGATGCTTCGAAGAGGCCGCCGCCTACGAAGGTCGTGCGGCGTTCCTGCTGGCCCACCTGTACGAGAACGGTCGCGGCGTGGTCCCCGACGACCGCATGGCCCTCGAGTGGCTGCACCGCTCGGTGAGACTCGGGTATCCGCAGGCGCAGTACGTGCTTGGCATGCTCTATCTCGAAGGGCGCCCTGGGCTCGTGACGCCAGATGCCGAAGGTGCCTACCGGCTTCTCGCCGCGGCGGCCTCCCAGGGCCACGAGGCCGCGCGGGAGACGCTCGGCCGGCTCGGCTCGCCGTGA
- a CDS encoding DUF4339 domain-containing protein: protein MDRHSRADQVHAAGADADSLSAPTLAWLDLESPVPLNQWTGTSAEMQAIAGRLGVAPWLGSPLLDPVSPEQASAGTSPSPPGLAEAWQALAQPELRLDVAHVPPASAATVRFYGRRGRESLVGHWIDEGTHHVAWPIEPAWLTSLVASFVEAPRPAHEVGVSIEVDRAGFEVFVAVIDLLQEASLVALLEGREPSGLQVSACDVLAAFARRRSEHDLRWMIARARWLAPRPLAPEETRIAAALGRLAAGGWLVEQPPGYVVAPALRLVCALLADTRGWCAVSRRVRRETAGGRIEWSRQHGAVMSGLDSLWMLEFTPVATDGFTARLRDATVEEVVRLSGEWFAPVLEPGGRTRERPAAPAAGPPPLPGEDVEVSEDAVDWYYAIERQRLGPVTEAEMRALVAGGTVTATTPVWNASMDQWGSAEAAGLVTAPDIETAKPTSPQFCPACGQAWRPGAEFCPACGAKRGTLTFSG, encoded by the coding sequence ATGGATCGACACAGTCGGGCAGATCAAGTACACGCCGCCGGGGCCGACGCGGATTCGCTGAGCGCGCCGACCCTCGCGTGGCTCGACCTCGAATCGCCCGTTCCGCTGAACCAGTGGACGGGCACGTCGGCCGAGATGCAGGCCATCGCCGGTCGCCTCGGCGTGGCGCCGTGGCTGGGCTCGCCGCTGCTCGATCCGGTGTCGCCGGAGCAAGCGAGTGCGGGCACCTCTCCTAGTCCTCCCGGGTTGGCGGAGGCGTGGCAGGCGCTCGCGCAGCCAGAGCTGCGGCTCGACGTTGCGCACGTGCCGCCCGCGTCGGCGGCGACGGTGCGCTTCTACGGCCGACGAGGACGCGAGTCACTGGTCGGGCACTGGATCGACGAAGGTACGCACCACGTGGCGTGGCCGATCGAGCCGGCCTGGCTGACGAGCCTCGTCGCGTCGTTCGTCGAGGCGCCGAGGCCCGCGCACGAGGTTGGTGTGTCGATCGAAGTCGATCGCGCCGGCTTCGAGGTGTTCGTCGCGGTGATCGACCTGCTGCAGGAGGCTTCGCTCGTGGCCCTGCTCGAAGGACGCGAGCCCAGCGGGCTGCAGGTCTCCGCCTGCGATGTCCTCGCGGCGTTCGCGCGGCGCCGGAGCGAGCACGACCTGCGGTGGATGATCGCCCGGGCCCGATGGCTGGCTCCACGGCCCCTCGCGCCCGAGGAGACCCGCATCGCCGCGGCGCTCGGGCGGCTCGCAGCTGGCGGGTGGCTCGTCGAGCAGCCCCCGGGATACGTGGTCGCCCCGGCGCTGCGCCTCGTGTGCGCGCTGCTGGCCGACACGCGGGGGTGGTGCGCCGTGTCTCGACGCGTCCGCCGGGAGACGGCCGGGGGCCGTATCGAGTGGTCGCGGCAGCACGGCGCGGTGATGAGCGGGCTCGACAGCCTGTGGATGCTCGAGTTCACCCCTGTCGCGACCGACGGGTTCACGGCGCGGCTTCGCGATGCGACGGTCGAGGAGGTGGTGAGGCTGTCCGGGGAGTGGTTCGCCCCGGTGCTCGAGCCTGGCGGGCGGACGAGGGAGCGTCCGGCGGCGCCAGCGGCGGGTCCGCCGCCCCTGCCTGGTGAGGACGTCGAAGTATCCGAGGACGCGGTGGACTGGTACTACGCGATCGAGCGCCAGCGGCTGGGGCCCGTCACCGAGGCGGAGATGCGCGCGCTCGTGGCCGGGGGCACGGTGACGGCGACGACGCCCGTGTGGAACGCGTCGATGGACCAGTGGGGGAGCGCCGAAGCCGCGGGGCTCGTGACGGCGCCGGACATCGAGACAGCGAAGCCCACGTCGCCGCAGTTCTGTCCGGCGTGCGGGCAGGCGTGGCGGCCCGGTGCTGAGTTCTGCCCCGCGTGCGGCGCGAAAAGGGGGACACTCACCTTTTCTGGATGA
- a CDS encoding methyltransferase domain-containing protein produces the protein MREPTTSAPLVRLTARLGLGLVLLAAGPAPGEAQGRHPVSGRQIAPVMSYEGADWLDRPEREIEERPSLAIAALDIRPGQVVADVGAGSGYYTERLARQVGPDGRVYATDIQPEMLAMLERRMKRARLENVELVLSTDVDPRLPDSAFELVLMVDVYHELARPQEVLRNLRRSLKPDGRLVLIEYRKESRWVPIREEHKMSVKEARLELEAEGYRFDRVIDVLPWQHILVFRP, from the coding sequence ATGCGCGAACCCACGACATCTGCACCCTTGGTTCGTCTGACCGCGCGGCTGGGACTCGGGCTGGTGCTCCTCGCCGCCGGACCGGCCCCAGGTGAGGCCCAGGGCCGACATCCCGTCAGCGGGCGACAGATCGCCCCGGTCATGAGCTATGAAGGTGCGGACTGGCTCGACCGACCGGAGCGGGAGATCGAGGAACGGCCCAGCCTGGCGATTGCCGCGCTCGACATCCGGCCCGGCCAGGTCGTGGCCGACGTTGGCGCCGGCTCCGGTTACTACACCGAGCGTCTCGCCAGGCAGGTCGGGCCGGACGGCAGGGTTTACGCCACCGACATCCAGCCGGAGATGCTGGCCATGCTCGAGCGGCGGATGAAGCGCGCGCGGCTCGAGAACGTCGAGCTCGTGCTGTCGACCGACGTCGACCCGCGCCTGCCCGATAGCGCGTTCGAGCTCGTGCTGATGGTCGACGTCTACCACGAGCTCGCGAGACCGCAGGAAGTCCTGCGGAATCTCCGCCGGTCGCTCAAGCCCGACGGGCGGCTGGTGCTGATCGAGTACCGCAAGGAAAGCCGCTGGGTCCCCATCCGCGAGGAACACAAGATGAGCGTCAAGGAGGCGCGTCTGGAACTCGAGGCCGAGGGCTACCGCTTCGACCGCGTCATCGACGTGCTGCCGTGGCAGCACATCCTCGTGTTCCGGCCGTGA
- a CDS encoding sigma-70 family RNA polymerase sigma factor translates to MTDPARQRTLDLDSDTTLAPDAADSPTVLEALVENHRAFLRFLERRVGSRETAEDLLQDAFGRALDRLDTIRGEESAVAWFYRVLRNAIVDHYRRHDASRRAIDAFARELDEVVPPADVQNAICECVSTLARTLKPEYAEALRQIDVHGVPVKDFAARSGISAGNAAVRVHRAREALRKQVVASCGTCAEHGCLDCRCRKPRRPPL, encoded by the coding sequence ATGACCGACCCGGCTCGCCAACGGACGCTCGACCTCGACAGCGACACCACCCTGGCGCCGGACGCGGCCGACTCGCCGACCGTGCTCGAGGCCCTGGTCGAGAACCACCGCGCGTTCCTCCGCTTTCTCGAACGGCGCGTAGGCAGCCGCGAGACGGCGGAAGACCTGCTGCAGGACGCGTTCGGGCGCGCGCTCGACCGACTCGACACGATTCGGGGCGAGGAGTCGGCGGTGGCGTGGTTCTACCGCGTGCTCCGCAACGCGATCGTCGATCATTACCGGCGCCACGACGCGTCGCGCCGGGCGATCGACGCCTTCGCCCGCGAACTCGACGAGGTCGTGCCACCCGCCGATGTGCAGAACGCGATTTGCGAGTGTGTCTCGACGCTCGCGAGGACGCTGAAGCCCGAGTACGCGGAGGCGCTGCGGCAAATCGACGTCCACGGGGTGCCGGTGAAGGACTTCGCCGCGCGCTCGGGCATCTCGGCCGGCAACGCCGCCGTGCGCGTCCATCGCGCGCGCGAGGCGCTGCGAAAGCAGGTCGTCGCCTCGTGCGGCACCTGTGCCGAACACGGATGCCTCGACTGCCGGTGCCGGAAGCCGCGCCGTCCGCCCTTGTGA
- a CDS encoding heavy-metal-associated domain-containing protein — protein sequence MSTSTSPASTVLSVSGMTCRACATRVRAAASQLPGVHSVDIDLTSGRASVRFEPGASTPAAIVAAITGAGYPATPVSAGSTPSAAPACACGCD from the coding sequence ATGTCGACCAGCACCTCGCCCGCTTCCACCGTCTTGAGCGTCTCCGGGATGACCTGCCGCGCGTGCGCGACCCGCGTCCGGGCGGCAGCCAGCCAGCTTCCGGGTGTACACTCCGTCGACATCGATCTGACCAGCGGTCGCGCGAGCGTTCGGTTCGAACCGGGAGCGTCGACGCCCGCGGCCATCGTGGCGGCCATCACGGGCGCGGGGTACCCGGCGACGCCCGTGTCGGCGGGGAGCACGCCCTCGGCTGCGCCAGCGTGCGCCTGCGGCTGCGACTGA
- a CDS encoding heavy metal translocating P-type ATPase: METTTIPVSGMTCASCSAHVQRALEHTPGVSAASVNLLLENAIVSFDPSVVQADRLAEAIRATGYGAEIPATAPEPIDEQQAQDEAQVAEYRDLRLKALVSLGAAIVGMVVSMPVMRALSALGHHDHGGAPGGDPFMRWSHAVIDPWLSAWLPWLYAIDTSWLLGLLLGLTSVVMGWTGRHFYTRAWSAFRHHTADMNTLVAVGTGAAFLYSLAATFVPGFFLSRGMTPDLYYEAVLFIVALILVGNMFEARAKRQTSSALRALAALQPDTARVVRDGGDVDIAIADVVVDDIVLVRPGERVPVDGVVIEGASAVDESMLTGESLPVEKRPGHAVIGGTVNRTGAFRYRASNLGASSVLSRIVRLMRDAQASRAPIQRLADRISRVFVPVVLSVAVATFVVWFVAADEAPLVRALAAAVAVLIIACPCAMGLAVPTAVMVSTGRGAELGLLIKGGEALQRSGDVTAVVLDKTGTVTEGRPVVTDMVVGPAGRDEARLLQLVASLEASSEHPLADAIVRAARDRGLGLLPANDFASITGRGATGRVDGHAVVVGNAASMAGQDIDVTSLADAAETLAERGRTPVFVGIDGRPGGLLGVADPVKASAPTAISRLRALGLEVVMLTGDHRATAEAIAREAGIDRVVAEVLPEGKVAEIERLQAGGHVVAMVGDGVNDAPALAQADVGIAIGTGTDIAIEASDVTLMRGDLRGVADAIALSRGTMRTMKQNLFWAFAYNTLGIPIAAGVLYPAFGLLLSPILASAAMAVSSVSVVTNSLRLRVLRVA; encoded by the coding sequence ATGGAAACGACGACCATCCCCGTCTCGGGCATGACCTGCGCGTCGTGCTCGGCCCACGTGCAGCGCGCGCTCGAGCACACACCCGGGGTGAGCGCCGCGTCCGTGAACCTGCTGCTCGAGAACGCCATCGTGTCGTTCGACCCTTCCGTCGTGCAAGCCGATCGGCTGGCCGAGGCGATCCGCGCGACGGGCTACGGCGCGGAGATTCCCGCCACCGCTCCCGAGCCGATCGACGAACAGCAGGCGCAGGACGAGGCGCAGGTCGCCGAGTACCGCGACCTGCGCCTGAAGGCCCTCGTCAGCCTGGGCGCCGCGATCGTCGGCATGGTGGTGTCCATGCCGGTCATGCGCGCGCTCTCGGCCCTGGGGCACCACGACCACGGGGGTGCGCCGGGCGGCGACCCGTTCATGCGGTGGAGCCACGCGGTCATCGACCCGTGGCTCTCGGCGTGGCTGCCCTGGCTCTACGCCATCGACACGTCGTGGCTGCTCGGCCTGCTGCTCGGGCTCACGAGCGTCGTGATGGGGTGGACCGGCCGCCATTTCTACACGCGAGCCTGGTCGGCGTTTCGCCACCACACGGCCGACATGAACACGCTCGTCGCCGTCGGCACGGGCGCCGCGTTCCTCTACTCGCTCGCGGCGACCTTCGTCCCTGGCTTCTTTCTGAGCCGGGGCATGACGCCCGACTTGTACTACGAGGCCGTGCTGTTCATCGTCGCGCTGATTCTCGTCGGCAACATGTTCGAGGCGCGCGCGAAGCGACAGACCTCGTCGGCCCTGCGGGCGCTCGCGGCCCTCCAGCCGGACACGGCCCGGGTGGTGCGAGACGGAGGCGATGTCGACATCGCCATCGCCGACGTCGTCGTCGACGACATCGTGCTCGTGCGACCTGGCGAGCGCGTCCCGGTGGACGGCGTGGTGATCGAGGGGGCGAGCGCCGTCGACGAGTCGATGCTCACCGGCGAGAGCCTGCCCGTCGAGAAGCGGCCGGGCCACGCCGTCATCGGCGGCACGGTGAACCGCACTGGGGCGTTCCGCTACCGGGCGTCGAACCTCGGCGCCTCGAGCGTGCTCAGCCGGATCGTGCGGCTGATGCGCGACGCGCAGGCCTCGCGCGCGCCGATCCAGCGGCTCGCCGATCGCATCAGCCGCGTCTTCGTGCCCGTCGTGCTGTCGGTCGCGGTGGCGACCTTCGTCGTCTGGTTCGTCGCCGCCGACGAGGCGCCACTCGTCCGCGCCCTCGCCGCGGCGGTCGCAGTCCTCATCATCGCCTGCCCATGCGCGATGGGTCTGGCGGTGCCGACCGCCGTGATGGTCTCGACGGGCCGTGGGGCCGAACTCGGCCTGCTCATCAAGGGCGGCGAGGCCCTGCAACGCTCCGGTGACGTGACGGCCGTCGTGCTCGACAAGACCGGCACGGTCACCGAGGGCCGGCCCGTGGTGACCGACATGGTGGTGGGTCCGGCCGGGCGCGACGAGGCGCGGCTGCTGCAGCTCGTCGCGTCGCTCGAGGCCAGCTCGGAGCACCCGCTCGCCGACGCCATCGTTCGTGCTGCGCGCGACCGCGGACTCGGGCTCCTGCCCGCGAACGACTTCGCCTCGATCACGGGGCGTGGTGCCACGGGCCGTGTCGACGGGCACGCGGTCGTCGTCGGCAACGCCGCGTCGATGGCCGGACAAGACATCGACGTGACGTCGCTTGCTGACGCCGCTGAGACGCTGGCCGAGCGGGGTCGGACGCCAGTCTTCGTCGGCATCGACGGTCGACCCGGCGGGCTGCTGGGCGTCGCCGACCCGGTCAAGGCGTCCGCGCCCACGGCGATCTCGCGGTTGCGCGCGCTCGGCCTCGAGGTGGTCATGCTCACCGGCGATCACCGCGCCACGGCCGAGGCCATCGCGCGCGAGGCCGGCATCGACCGGGTCGTCGCCGAGGTCCTGCCCGAGGGCAAGGTCGCGGAGATCGAGCGGCTGCAGGCGGGTGGGCATGTCGTGGCGATGGTCGGCGACGGCGTCAACGACGCGCCCGCCCTCGCGCAGGCCGATGTGGGCATCGCCATCGGGACGGGCACCGACATCGCCATCGAGGCGAGCGACGTCACGCTCATGCGCGGCGATCTTCGCGGCGTCGCCGACGCGATCGCGCTCTCGCGCGGCACGATGCGAACGATGAAGCAGAACCTGTTCTGGGCGTTCGCCTACAACACGCTCGGCATCCCGATTGCGGCAGGCGTCCTCTACCCGGCCTTCGGTCTGCTGCTCAGCCCGATTCTCGCCAGCGCGGCCATGGCCGTGAGCTCGGTGAGCGTCGTCACCAACAGCCTGCGACTGCGCGTGTTGCGCGTCGCCTGA